In Lolium rigidum isolate FL_2022 chromosome 3, APGP_CSIRO_Lrig_0.1, whole genome shotgun sequence, the genomic window gattgtgtcacctctgaacatgtgaatttttattatgcactaaccctctaatgagttgtttcgagtttggtgtggaggaagttttcaaggatcaagagaggagtatgatgcaatatgatcaaggagagtgaaagctctaagcttggggatgccccggtggttcacccctgcatattataagaagactcaagcgtctaagcttggggatgcccaaggcatccccttcttcatcgacaacattatcagggtcctcccctgaaactatatttttattccgtcacatcttatgcactttgcttggagcgtcagcttgtttttgttttttgttttgtttgaataaaatggatcctagcattcactttatgggagagagacacgctccgctgtagcatatggacaaatatgtccttaggctctactcatagtattcatggcgaagtttcttcttcgttaaattgttatatggttggaattggaaaatgctacatgtagtaattctaaaatgtcttggataatttgatacttggcaattgttgtgctcatgtttaagctcttgcatcatatactttgcacccattaatgaagaaatacttagagcttgctaatttggtttgcatatttggtttctctagagtctagataacatctagtattgagttttgaacaacaaggaagacggtatggagtcttataatgtttacaatatgtcttttatgtgagttttgctgcaccgttcatccttgtgtttgtttcaaataaccttgctagcctaaaccttgtatcgagagggaatacttctcatgcatccaaaatacttgagccaaccactatgccatttgtgtccaccatacctacctactacatggtatttatccgccattccaaagtaaattgcttgagtgctacctttaaaattccatcattcacctttgcaatatatagctcatgggacaaatagcttaaaaactattgtggtattgaatatgtacttatgcactttatctcttattaagttgcttgttgtgcgataaccatgcttcgggggacgccatcaactattctttgttgaatatcatgtgagttgctatgcatgtccgtcttgtctgaagtaagagagatataccacctttatggttggagcatgcatattgttagagaagagcattgggccgctaactaaagccatgattcatggtggaagtttcagttttggacatatatcctcaatctcatatgagaataataattgttgccacatgcttatgcatttaagaggagtccattatctgttgtccatgttgtcccggtatggatgtctaagttgagaataatcaaaagcgagaaatccaaaatgcgagctttctccttagacctttgtacagagcggcatggaggtaccccattgtgacacttggttaaaacatgtgcattgcaaagatccggtagtccaagctaattaggacaaggtgcgggcactattagtatactatgcatgagacttgcaacttgtaagatataactttcataactcatatgctttattactaccgttgacaaaattgtttcatgttttcaaaataaaagctctagcacaaatatagcaatcgatgctttcctctttgaaggaccattctcttttacttttatgttgagtcagttcacctatctctctccacctcaagaagcaaacacttgtgtgaactgtgcattgattcctacatacttgcatattgtacttgttatattactctatgttgacaattatccatgagatatacatgttacaagttgaaagcaaccgctgaaacttaatcttcctttgtgattgcttcaatgcctttactttgatttattgctttatgagttaactcttatgcaagacttattaatatttgtcttgaagtactattcatgaaaagtctttgctttatgattcacttgtttactcgtgacattaccattgttttgatcgctgcatccactacatatgtttacaaatagtatgatcaaggttatgatggcatatcacttcgtaaattatctttgttatcgttttacctgctcgggacgagcggaactaagcttggggatgcttgatacgtctccgacgtatcgataatttcttatgttctatgccatattattgatgatacctacatgttttatgcacactttatgtcatattcgtgcattttccggaactaacctattaacaagatgtcgaagtgccgcttgtcgttttcgctgtttttggtttcaggaaatcctagtaacgaaatattctcagaattggacgaaacaaagacccaggggcctatttcgccacgaaccttccagaagaccgaagagcatacgaagtggggccacgaggtggccaaaccacaaggcggcgcggccaaggggtggcccgcgccgccctgtggtgtgggcccctcgtcaggcccccgactctgcccttccgcctacttaaagcctccgtcgcgaaacccctgaggcgaaaaaaccacgatacggaaaaccttactgagacgccgccgccgccgatcccatctcgggggatttcggagatctcctccggcaccccgccggagaggggattcatctcccggaggactctacaccgccatggtcgcctccggagtgatgagtgagtagttcacccccggactatgggtccatagcaagtagctagatggttgtcttctcctcattgtgcttcattgttggatcttgtgagctgcctaacatgatcaagatcatctatccgtaatactctatgttgtgtttgtcgggatccgatggatagagaataccatgttatgttaattatcaagttattacatatgtgttgtttatgatcttgcatgctctccgttactagtagaggctccggccaagtttttgctcttaactccaagagggagtatttatgctcgatagtgggttcatgcccgcattgacaccaggacagatggacgagaaagttctaaggttgtgttgtgctcgttgccactagggataaaacattggcgctatgtccgaggatgtagttgttgattacattacgcaccatacttaatgcaattgtctcgttgctttgcaacttaataccggaaggggttcggacgataacccgaaggtggacttttaggcatagatgcagttggatggcggtctatgtactttgtcgtaatgcccaattaaatctcactatacttatcatgacatgtatgtgcattgttatgccctctctatttgtcaattgcccgactgtaatttgttcacccaacatgcttttatcttatgggagagacacctctagtgatatggatatccaggcatggtacactaggacagccatagatacgaggattaagtctaaggttgtaccattattattgtatcgtagcattgttattaggaaataatgtagccaggtcatgctgtgggccaatttagggttaggcccatgagtgggcgccccaacccaataggggttggccggccggccaccctccccctcatataaggaggtggggcggctagggtttagggtagtctAGATTGAAATCAGAAttatgtagaaccttgggttccagtatcactatccctgcggggttggccctatgacggcgtctcggacgttcgtctagttatccaataaagatgtgtgagttcttgagttgtcaagagtaatcatatgtgcttgagtatccttgaatctgtcaagggagttcaagatctatcgatcctatggatcatcaaggtgcatcgtgaaagatcgggaaataATTAGGAAATAATGGATCCTATGGATCTATCGATCCTATCGTAgcattgttattaggaaataatgtagccaggtcatgctgtgggccaaattagggttaggcccatgagtgggcgccccaacccaataggggttggccggccggccaccctccccctcatataaggaggtggggcggctagggtttagggtagtctAGATTGAAATCAGAAttatgtagaaccttgggttccgACATCACCATCCCTCGCGGGGTTGGCcctatgacggcgtctcggacgttcgtctagttatccaataaagatgtgtgagttcttgagttgtcaagagtaatcatatgtgcttgagtatccttgaatctgtcaagggagttcaagatctattGATCCTATGAATCCTcatcccgatctttcacgatgcaccttgatgatccataggaGAATTGTTACTCCACGTGTATTTGCTGAATGTAATAATAAAAGAATAATGCCATTCGTGTCAACATAGGAGAATTTCCTCTCTTTTCTGCATGGTGTAAACGTGTGCATCCCGTACAAGTGCTGCGTGGCGGGCACGTGGAGCTACACCACATTTTCTCGTATAATACAACGGCCGTGTCTGGTCTATATACTTTGCCAAACAAATCCTAAATTTGACACACATCAACGTACTCCAAAAAACAATTACTATTGAGGTAGCCTGCCTGCCGTCTAGCACGGTCAAAGTTTTGCTCTTCCATGAGACGGGAATATATGGGATAAGCTAGATGGACGATGAACGCACGGAACCGCGCGTCACGTCCTGATCCTTTTGCGACTTCTTTCGGCGATGACACGCAGATAGATATGTGAGAGTGACCTCGGAGAATATATGATACTCCTGCTACGACTGAAAGGAAAAGGATAAGGATTTCCAGATGATGAAGATGAGAGGAACTTGAACTACAGCACGGTCAACTTCCCAACCGGGAGAGGAAAAAAAATGGTTTCTTTCGTCGCTGCCCAAACTCCAAACGTGGCCGCACTTGTTGACTGGGCCGTCAGATGGCGCGGCCCGAGATCTAATACGGTTATACAGGTATGGGCCAGCCATTTAAATGGGCCTATGGATCGGAACCTTAGAGGCGTTACCGCTACGGGCCGCCTAGGGGCCCAACCAGCCCTGCGTTACGCGCCACGTGTCGGCAGGTCCCACGCGGGCGGCTGCATGCAGAACGGGGACGAAGCGCGACGCGACGGGCCTCCACCACAACCGGGCGATCGGCCAGCGCACGAACGGTTGCCTCTCCGCCCTCGGCGACAACTCCGCCAACGCCTCCCGCGCTGCCGTCCCCAAGGGGCACCGGCCGGCCGGCGACTCACCGCCGTCGCCGTACGTCATCTCCTCCTCGTCCCCGCCATCGACGCGGCGCCAAGGTTCGTACGTACACGACCCTGACCGATCGAATCCACCGATCCGGCCGGCCGTACCCATTTCTTGGGTCTCGCCGGCTCCGGCGTATCCATGAAAGCCGATCGTCCCCTTAAGCGTCCGTTGTTAGCGTTCGATTTGGGGACATTTTGTATTCGATCAACTGCCTTGAATTTAGGAGTGGCTTTTCTGAATGGTGTCTAGCACGTATGATTTTTGTTTGTCAAGACATTCACATTTTGGTTTCAGAAGAAAAAGACATTCATATTTGGTAGAGATAGATCGGGCCGGCATCAATGCGATTTGAGTTGCCAAGAAAAGCGATGCACCAACATGCAAAATCGCGTGAAATGCAGTCGGTTAAGTTAGGGATCTTATTACCCGTCTCAATGTTAATTTTTGCGCGCAGCCCGTTCATGGGTAGATGGTCGTCAGGCAGAGATCGAACAAGATCGGGTAGCGGCGGGGGATGGAATTAGCTGCCCTTCTGACGTCGGCGGGGATAAACATCTCCCTCTGCATCCTCTTCCTCAGCCTCTACTCCATCCTCCGCAAGCAGCCGCACAACTTCGGCGTCTACTTCGGCCGGCGGCTCGCCGAGGCCAAGTTCCGGGACCAGGTCGACTACTTCTCCTTCGAGAGGCTCCTGCCCACCGCCGGCTGGATCGTCAAGGCCTACTGGTGCACCGAGGAGGAGATCCGACGCGTCGCGGGGCTCGACTCCGTCGTCTTCCTAAGGCTCTTCATCTTCAGGTTTTCACCAATTcttctttcatcgtcatataTATATTTTTACACATTTCGCTTGATTTCTGCGTGCTGACAACTCTTCTGCTGCTTGCGTGTATATGTGCAGCATACGCATCTTCTCCATCACTACTTTTATCTGTGTGTTCATTGTGCTCCCTGTAAATTACCATGGCCAAGAAATGTCCCACACGCATATACCAGAGGAGTCGCTCAATGTCTACACCATTGCAAACCTCAAGGAAGGATCACCAAAGTAAGCTCATCTTCGTGCTGTTGCCATATCTACTGCAACTAACATGATAACATCCCCTTACTTCTCTCTTTTATTTCAGTAGATTCAGGGTTTTCGGTTACTTATTTCTTACATTATTATCATCACTAACATATTGCTTCTTTCGTGCAGGCTCTGGGTGCATTGCGTTGCTTTATATATCATAACAATCGCGGCTTGTATTCTTCTTTATCAAGTATATATAAGACCCGTTCACAATGTTCATGCTACCAAAATATTCTTGCCCACAAGTTCCACCAGGTTAAAACCAGCGCTACTTGTTGCAGCTGATTATGAATGTTTATGTTGCAGGAGTACAAGTATCTTTCAAGGAAAAGATTAGCCCATATTACAGGATCAACGCCAAACCCGGGTCATTTTGCGGTGCTTGTTCGTTCCATTCCCAAGTCAGGCAACGAGCTTCTTGATGACACCATCAGAAATTTCTTTGTTAACTATCATGGAGCTAGCTACTTGTcacatcaaatgatctatcggaAAGGGAAATTGCAGAAGTTTGTGGTAAGAATTCTATGCGGCAACGGTAGACATGCTTTTTCACATATTGCTGGAACTCAAATTATGTACTTGCACTTGCCGTTGTATACACGACTTTTGTTCTTGTACTTCATATTCAGATTGACATCAAATAGGTCCATGTATATGCCCATTGTGTattttctactgagataatttcCTCAGGACTCACTTAATTTTCGCAGGATAATGCAGAGAGAGCATACAGGAAATTTGTAAGAGTAAAACTTTCGGTATTTGACCAGAACGTGCGGTCAAGCTTGAACAGATGTGGTCTCTGCGGAGTACGTGCTTCCTCGTTTCAGCTTTACCGCAATAAGTTCGTCGATGCCAAGAAGTCAGACCTCACTGATCCAGAAGTAGTCGAAGCTCAAAAGGTGATCATTCCCATGATGCCATTGTCACTTGATCTCAAAACAACATATATATTGTCGCACCATATATGATAATTCTGATTTCTGCCGAACAGGACTGTCCAGGTGCTATAGTGTTCTTCAAGACTCGCTACGCGGCGATTGTCGCTTCACAAGTTCTCCAATCTTCGAATCCTATGCTATGGGTGACCAATGCGGCACCGGAGCCACGCGACGTGTACTGGTCGAACCTCTGGATCCCCTATAGGCAGATCTGGCTCCGGAAAATAGCGACACTCTCAGGTAGTGTCTTTTTCATGTTTGTCTTCATCGTCCCCGTCGCGTTTGTTCAGAGCATGATGCAGCTGGATCAGCTTAAGAGGATGTTCCCACACCTGAAAGGTACACTGAAGACGTAAGTTGAGAAGCTCTCTGTTAATTTAGGTTTCAGGTTTGCAGATGAGCTTCGTTTTCCTGCCCTGATCACCTTCTTGTCCAGGTCTTTTTGCGTCAGAGTCATAACGGGATACCTCCCTAGCGTTGTTCTGTTGCTGTCCCTGTACACCGTTCCTCCCCTGATGATGCGCTTCTCGTCGATTGAGGGTTCGATTTCTCGCAGCGGCAGGAAAACCAGTGCGTGCACCAAGATCTTGTTCTTCAACATCTGGAATGTGTTCTTTGTGAATGTGCTGTCAGGATCTGTGCTCAATCAGCTAAATGTCTTAACAAGACCCAAGGACATGCCATCTATGCTAGCTGAGCTGGTGCCGAAACAGGTGACCATGTTGATTCCTTAGTGCAGGATCGTCTGATGATAAAAACATGATTAACTGATTGTGTTGTGCTTTCGGCAGGCAACATTTTTTATCACATACGTCCTCACATCAGGCTGGGCGAGTCTCTGCTCCGAGATACTGCAAGTGTACAACCTAGTGTACAACTTCTTCAGGAGATGCATATTTGGTTACCTGGACGAGCCGGGATacgtttactctttcccttaccaTACCGAAGTCCCAAAAGTCCTCTTGTTCAACCTGCTTGGCTTCACGTTTTCGATCATGGCGCCTCTCATACTGCCTTTCTTGCTCGTCTACTTTTGCCTTGGCTACCTGGTTTACCGCAATCAGGTGAGCATGCAAATCGTCCTTAATTGGTTATGTTTAGCTTATGATCTACGAAGATAGCATCCAAACTTTTGAATATATTTCCGCAGATTCTGAACGTGTACTACCCAAAGTACGAGATGGGAGGGAAGCTGTGGCCGATCATGCACAACACCATGGTGTTCTCCCTGGTGCTGACGCAGATCATAGCGCTGGGCGTGTTCACCATCAAGAATTCCCCGGTGGCCACGGGGTTcaccatcctcctcctcatcggcaCCATCCTCTTCAACGAGTACTGCAGGCAACGCTTCGCCCGCATATTCAACTCCTTCTCCGCCCAGGTCATCTATCAGCATAGGATGTGTCATTATCGGCGTCTTTTCCTTTTGGAATACTATAAAAACAAATCTGTCTCTGAAGCCTGGAAATGTTGGCTTTGCAGGACCTTATAGAGTTGGACAGAGAAGATGAGCAGTCCGGGAGGATGCGAGAAATCCACGAGCACCTCCTGGACGCCTACTGCCAGTCTCCCCCGGGCAGCggaggcggcgacgacgaggtcCCGATCGAGATGATCCTGGAGGACCCCGCTCAGGAGGCGTCCAACTCCAGCCAGGAGCTCTGCGACACGGTGCAGGAGGTGGCTGGGTCCATACAGGATCACATCGAGGAGAAGTGAAAGCCAAGCCACACGATAGAACCTCTGCTGATGCATCATGCATGTGTGCTATATCCTGCTAGTTTTGGGCGTGCATCGCCTCCGAATATGTAGCTACGACCGATGATTTGACTTAATTTATACCTGTATAGGTGTGGGTTAGCCCGAGTAGATGATGATGATTAAGATGGGGACGGCCTGTTCGCCATGTTGTAGGTACATGATTTTTTCGGTCTCTGAGGGAGCCAACTGTGCAGATTAGAAATGGCTTAAGTTTTCACGTTTTACGTTGTTGGCATCATATCACAGATGATGGTAACCTGACACATTTGAAGCGCCATGTAACGGGCTCGTCGATCAAATGTTTACCCTTTAGTGAGAATTGCTTGCTTTTTTTTGCGCGTAAAACGGACCTTTATTAAGAATGTTTACTTTCTTGATACTACTACAAGAAAAGGATTAATTCACGCAAATCACTACTAATACTCAACTGTATTAGGCTAATCCGCTAATCCCTCTCCACACgtagccttagagcatctccaatcgcaTCTCGCAAATGAGGTCCGGTCCAAGCGCTAAATGGTGCTGCCTTTGAGGCTTGGCCGTTCCCACTCGCGTCCTCCATATGTCCTCCATATGCGTCGTCaaacagatttttttttaaataatttttgCAATTTCTAGGTTTTAAACATACAACTAGTTTAAACACACAAATACAAAAATAAATCTGTTCTACGATATTGTTTGTAAATGGGAAAATAACATACatcaaataattatttgaagttcaaCTTGATCAACCGGTTGGCACAGTTGATGACTCTCTTTTGAGCCTCCACAGATGCTCTATCATATTATCTTGCAGTTGTTGATAAGTATTTATGCCACAGATTTCGACATGCATGACAAGACAATCAGCAAAATCCGTTGGCACATGGTGTTCAACATATGTAAGATGACTCTGACACGCATAGGGAACAACATGGACATTCACTCGAGTCCTGCGGTCACTCTATCATGTTGTGCACGATCGCACAAGCATGCATCATCTCCCACATTTAATCTTGAGATCAGGTAAGAGCAGGATACCAAACAATAGAAAATCGAGATTGGAGCACATCAAATGCCCGCACACCAAGAAGATGCATGCACTTGTAGATTGATGAGAAACcaggaaagccaatggcattgtgCTTCAACACGAAGTACTTTTAGTACTCTCTCACGCCGTGAATAATAGACATGAACACGTCAAGGCTCATACTATATCGCCTCCAAAAAAATTCGGCTTGTGTTGCATCAACGAAAAAGTAGCCGGTGTGGAACATGGTATGACCCTCCATCCTATGTAGGGGCTTCGATTTGTTTCTTCCAAGCTTGGAACCTCCACGTTGTGGCCCCTTATTCTGCTCAGTGGCATGCATCTTTTTAAAGAAAAGTGAAAATCGACAAGTTCTCCTGAACGTCGGCGTCGaaggtgtcctcctcctccaccagttGATGGATCATCATCTCGTCGTTGATGTCCATGTCTACGAGTCAAAATAAATTGTTAATCAAACCAACGGTGGTGAGAGAGGAAAGAACCACGAGCGGAGGCGCCTACCAATCAAATGGTTGAACACCTTACGTGTGTGGTGGGTGCGCGGAGTAGCCGCCGAGTTCGGGGCTGAGTCGGCGAGCAGCCGGCGGCGAAATGGGCAGCTGGGTAAGAGGAACGCATTGTGGAAGCAGGCTCAGGCGAACTACCTCGTTGAAATGGCCGACGAAATGGAGAATGACGATAGGGCGGGAGGGTAGGCGTGTCGTGAAAGAGAAGGGACGGGAGGCGCATCGTGAAAGAGAGGTGAGAGGGGAGGTACATGTGAATTATGTCGGCTGGGAGGCAGATGGTATCTTTTACCTACATGATAAGGGAT contains:
- the LOC124697301 gene encoding CSC1-like protein RXW8, giving the protein MELAALLTSAGINISLCILFLSLYSILRKQPHNFGVYFGRRLAEAKFRDQVDYFSFERLLPTAGWIVKAYWCTEEEIRRVAGLDSVVFLRLFIFSIRIFSITTFICVFIVLPVNYHGQEMSHTHIPEESLNVYTIANLKEGSPKLWVHCVALYIITIAACILLYQEYKYLSRKRLAHITGSTPNPGHFAVLVRSIPKSGNELLDDTIRNFFVNYHGASYLSHQMIYRKGKLQKFVDNAERAYRKFVRVKLSVFDQNVRSSLNRCGLCGVRASSFQLYRNKFVDAKKSDLTDPEVVEAQKDCPGAIVFFKTRYAAIVASQVLQSSNPMLWVTNAAPEPRDVYWSNLWIPYRQIWLRKIATLSGSVFFMFVFIVPVAFVQSMMQLDQLKRMFPHLKGTLKTSFCVRVITGYLPSVVLLLSLYTVPPLMMRFSSIEGSISRSGRKTSACTKILFFNIWNVFFVNVLSGSVLNQLNVLTRPKDMPSMLAELVPKQATFFITYVLTSGWASLCSEILQVYNLVYNFFRRCIFGYLDEPGYVYSFPYHTEVPKVLLFNLLGFTFSIMAPLILPFLLVYFCLGYLVYRNQILNVYYPKYEMGGKLWPIMHNTMVFSLVLTQIIALGVFTIKNSPVATGFTILLLIGTILFNEYCRQRFARIFNSFSAQDLIELDREDEQSGRMREIHEHLLDAYCQSPPGSGGGDDEVPIEMILEDPAQEASNSSQELCDTVQEVAGSIQDHIEEK